From a region of the Chitinophaga caseinilytica genome:
- a CDS encoding SusC/RagA family TonB-linked outer membrane protein has protein sequence MKLTIILTVMACLHVSANTYSQDTKVTLRLNDVSVQQLFNSIEKKTDYRFVFSNDVIPRNYRVSIDVQNTAVSEVLSHALGRTLLDFRMLENDMIVVADRRAISQMVRVEGRVTDASGEPLEGVSISVKGSSGGTFSGQNGEFALNVPSRNSNLVFSYVGLETQVVPVNGRRTISVVMKGARTLGTVTVVNTGFQQLNKERATGSFGYIDKEQLARPSTNIGSRIIGTTAGVQAKLDVDGNPTFEIRGKSSLYATAAPLVVVDGFPINGDFNTINPNDVESITVLKDAAAASIWGARSANGVIVVVTKRGQRNTPLRIDFSAFTKMGGKMDLDYVNPLATSAETIDYEKRAFNKWSAEINSGSVDEATFAWSPGLVALSEHYLGIISEAKRDEILAQLSRQSNKGQIRDLLLDNPTTQQYNLSLSGSTGRMTNMVSLLFENNNSNFRNTGYQKYLLNFRSVANLTKWLDLSIGGMVHYNKQDSSGIRLSDIQEFTPYEMLLNPDGSYANIAQYYMPILERSVPTGRFPYADWTYNPVQEINNRKRTRTQLNARFMGGLTFKLMKGLTFDSKFQYEIFNNFVRNLNNENTFAVRKRINEATSWNQNTGALTPNIAKGSILEQNRYRTQAYNWRNSVNYNNIFKRDHEVNVIAGVEIANQVTEFFGSPITYGYNDETLTSGIFPNGPGGTFKTIQNWLGNNFTIPYGSTFAYNTNRYFSSFANLAYTYRGRYTVSGSFRTDASNIIADDPKYRYSPFWSAGLGWAAHRERFMENVKFVNRLNVRATYGYNGNEDRTTSFKPLIAIGAVPNVFTNDYTATISSFGNPSLRWEKTATWNLGLDYGLFGNKLFGKIDVYNKYGKDQVAQVTIPAINGTTTQKLNNAEISNRGIELEIGTQQRIAKRISWQGNVNFAYNKNRIEKLFIANYSAYTLVDGGSASYVQGANANDIWRYRYAGVHDGQPMVYGDKGTLYNFFAFTPGDGRSYLQNMGTTVAPYTLGVMNTFRVYDFDLSFIVTGKFGHVFDRMSFNYPSVWSRVLPNSKYAGVLNGDMQQVVPLPQNDVEDRYYFWDRFYPYMSYLVENAGHIRMQEVNLTYNLDKAKLAKIGFQQVQIFAQGNNLFTVYANKAKEDPEYPMGNMRPQPTVTLGIKCSL, from the coding sequence ATGAAACTAACCATTATCCTTACGGTGATGGCTTGCCTTCACGTAAGTGCGAACACCTATTCGCAGGACACTAAAGTGACTTTGAGACTGAATGATGTTTCCGTTCAGCAACTGTTCAATTCGATCGAGAAGAAAACGGATTACCGGTTCGTTTTTTCCAACGACGTCATCCCCCGCAATTACCGGGTTAGCATAGATGTGCAGAACACCGCCGTGTCTGAAGTGTTGAGCCACGCGCTGGGCCGCACCCTGCTCGATTTCAGGATGCTGGAAAACGATATGATCGTGGTGGCCGACCGGCGCGCGATCAGCCAGATGGTCCGCGTGGAAGGTCGCGTCACGGACGCTTCCGGGGAGCCGCTCGAAGGTGTGAGCATTTCCGTCAAAGGCTCCAGCGGCGGCACTTTCAGCGGTCAGAACGGAGAATTCGCCCTCAACGTTCCCAGCCGCAATTCGAACCTCGTGTTCAGTTATGTGGGCCTGGAAACCCAGGTGGTACCGGTAAACGGCCGCAGAACGATCAGCGTGGTGATGAAAGGCGCGCGGACATTGGGCACCGTAACCGTGGTGAACACCGGTTTCCAGCAACTGAACAAGGAACGTGCGACGGGATCGTTCGGGTATATCGACAAGGAACAACTGGCCCGGCCTTCCACCAACATCGGCAGCCGCATCATCGGCACCACGGCCGGCGTGCAGGCCAAGCTGGACGTAGACGGCAACCCCACGTTCGAAATCCGCGGCAAATCGAGCCTCTATGCCACGGCCGCCCCGCTGGTAGTGGTAGACGGTTTCCCCATCAACGGCGACTTCAACACCATCAACCCCAACGACGTGGAAAGCATCACCGTCCTCAAAGACGCGGCCGCCGCATCTATCTGGGGCGCGCGTTCCGCCAACGGCGTCATTGTGGTGGTAACGAAAAGAGGACAGCGCAATACCCCGCTCCGGATCGATTTTTCCGCTTTCACCAAAATGGGCGGCAAAATGGACCTCGACTACGTGAACCCGCTGGCCACTTCCGCCGAAACGATCGACTATGAAAAACGCGCCTTCAACAAATGGAGCGCCGAGATCAATTCCGGCTCCGTAGACGAGGCTACGTTTGCATGGTCGCCCGGCCTGGTCGCCCTCAGCGAGCATTACCTCGGCATCATTTCAGAAGCGAAGCGCGACGAAATCCTCGCCCAGCTGAGCCGCCAGAGCAACAAAGGCCAGATCCGCGACCTGCTGCTCGATAACCCCACCACGCAGCAGTATAACCTCAGCCTGTCGGGCTCCACCGGCAGAATGACCAACATGGTTTCGCTGCTGTTCGAGAACAATAACTCCAACTTCCGCAACACCGGATACCAGAAATACCTCCTCAACTTCCGCTCCGTGGCCAACCTCACCAAATGGCTGGACCTTAGTATCGGCGGGATGGTGCATTACAATAAACAGGACTCCAGCGGCATACGGCTGTCAGACATCCAGGAGTTCACCCCCTACGAAATGCTCCTGAACCCCGACGGGTCGTACGCCAACATCGCGCAATATTATATGCCCATCCTGGAACGGTCGGTACCCACCGGCAGGTTCCCGTATGCAGACTGGACGTACAATCCCGTGCAGGAAATCAACAACCGCAAACGGACCCGCACGCAGCTGAACGCACGCTTCATGGGCGGGCTTACCTTCAAACTGATGAAGGGGCTCACGTTCGACAGCAAGTTCCAGTACGAGATTTTCAACAACTTCGTCCGCAACCTCAACAACGAGAACACGTTCGCCGTGCGCAAACGGATCAACGAAGCGACTTCGTGGAATCAGAACACCGGCGCGCTGACGCCGAACATCGCCAAAGGCAGCATCCTGGAGCAGAACCGTTACCGGACGCAGGCATACAACTGGCGGAACTCCGTGAACTATAACAATATTTTCAAACGGGACCATGAAGTGAATGTGATCGCCGGTGTGGAAATCGCCAACCAGGTGACGGAATTCTTCGGCAGCCCGATCACGTACGGGTATAACGATGAAACGCTGACTTCGGGGATTTTCCCGAACGGGCCGGGCGGAACGTTCAAAACGATCCAGAACTGGCTGGGGAATAATTTCACCATTCCGTACGGCAGCACTTTCGCGTACAACACCAATCGCTACTTCTCTTCTTTCGCCAATCTGGCCTACACTTACCGGGGCCGGTACACCGTTTCGGGAAGCTTCAGGACGGATGCGTCCAACATCATCGCCGACGATCCGAAATACCGGTATTCTCCGTTCTGGTCGGCCGGTCTGGGATGGGCGGCGCACCGCGAGCGTTTCATGGAAAACGTGAAATTCGTCAACCGCCTGAACGTCCGCGCCACTTATGGTTACAACGGCAACGAAGACAGGACCACTTCCTTCAAGCCGCTCATCGCCATCGGCGCCGTTCCGAACGTGTTTACCAACGATTACACGGCTACCATTTCCAGCTTCGGCAACCCTTCCCTCCGTTGGGAGAAAACCGCCACCTGGAACCTCGGGCTGGATTATGGCCTGTTCGGCAACAAACTGTTCGGCAAGATCGATGTGTATAATAAGTATGGGAAAGACCAGGTAGCGCAGGTGACGATCCCGGCCATCAACGGTACCACTACCCAGAAACTGAACAATGCAGAGATCAGCAACCGCGGCATCGAACTGGAAATCGGTACGCAGCAGCGCATCGCCAAACGGATCAGCTGGCAGGGGAACGTGAATTTCGCGTATAACAAAAACCGCATCGAGAAGCTGTTCATCGCCAACTATTCCGCTTATACGCTGGTAGACGGCGGATCGGCCTCCTATGTGCAGGGCGCCAACGCCAACGATATCTGGCGCTACCGCTACGCCGGTGTGCACGACGGCCAGCCGATGGTATATGGCGACAAGGGGACTTTGTACAATTTCTTCGCTTTCACGCCGGGCGACGGCCGCAGTTACCTGCAGAACATGGGTACCACCGTGGCGCCGTATACGCTGGGCGTGATGAATACTTTCCGGGTGTATGACTTCGACCTGTCTTTCATCGTGACCGGGAAATTCGGGCACGTGTTCGACCGGATGAGCTTCAACTATCCTTCCGTATGGAGCCGCGTGCTGCCCAACAGCAAGTATGCCGGCGTGCTGAACGGCGATATGCAACAGGTAGTGCCGCTGCCGCAGAACGATGTGGAAGACCGCTACTATTTCTGGGACCGCTTTTATCCCTACATGAGCTACCTGGTGGAAAACGCAGGTCATATCCGGATGCAGGAAGTGAACCTCACCTACAATCTCGACAAGGCGAAGCTGGCTAAGATCGGCTTCCAGCAGGTGCAGATTTTTGCGCAGGGGAACAACCTGTTCACCGTGTATGCGAACAAAGCGAAGGAAGATCCCGAATACCCGATGGGCAATATGCGTCCGCAGCCCACGGTTACCCTCGGTATCAAGTGCAGTCTCTAA
- a CDS encoding RagB/SusD family nutrient uptake outer membrane protein, translated as MTIQFKHIFRTAVICGALGLTACDKFLEERPSKTSALEVKTAAQLESLLNAHNSFITETNRSASISTDDYGILAEMYAVTPTPFNMAVVQFATWDWQYLPDDNRELFWTNEYKKIFTANMVLSLLETVSGTAEQKASLAADAHLIRAYSYFQLVNTYALPYNDATKNEPGVPIKLSTSFDEPMARAPIEKVYQQIESDLAEALKTNVALVQNGRARHWRASKTGVKAFAARYHLTRGNYAEALKFAQGALDEYSTMMDYNTDMRYGRTQTLTVNAGTPDAKTVTLQYPYTHDNQSDQTDLMGWKETLYLRVLGIDSWWFIPSKALLDLYDKDHDLRYRYHIVEGYSYDRGMIKPAYDYPGYVCFYKDRMLNGPTVAEMLLIKAECLARTGKRGDAMAAVNQLRAKRMEPGAWVNLSATSDDDAIAKVLQERRREMPFAQRWFDIRRYNNNNYPNDDVSLTREFYPYNSAVVQKDQPKIMYSLPKGSRRFAAPLPRTEIIASNGAIIQNTY; from the coding sequence ATGACGATCCAATTCAAACATATATTCCGAACCGCCGTGATTTGCGGCGCCCTGGGCCTGACGGCCTGCGACAAATTCCTGGAAGAGCGCCCCAGCAAAACTTCCGCGCTGGAAGTAAAAACCGCTGCGCAACTGGAATCACTCCTGAATGCGCACAACAGCTTCATCACCGAAACCAACCGGTCCGCGTCTATCAGCACCGATGACTATGGGATTCTGGCGGAAATGTACGCCGTAACGCCTACGCCTTTCAACATGGCGGTTGTCCAGTTCGCTACGTGGGACTGGCAATACCTGCCAGATGATAACCGGGAGCTTTTCTGGACCAACGAATACAAGAAGATCTTCACCGCCAACATGGTATTGAGCCTCCTGGAAACCGTTTCCGGCACAGCGGAACAGAAAGCCTCGCTTGCGGCCGACGCGCATCTCATCCGCGCCTACAGCTACTTCCAGCTGGTGAACACTTATGCGCTGCCGTACAACGACGCCACGAAAAACGAGCCCGGCGTGCCCATCAAACTGTCTACCTCGTTCGACGAGCCCATGGCCCGCGCGCCCATCGAGAAAGTGTACCAGCAGATCGAGTCCGACCTCGCGGAAGCCCTCAAAACTAATGTGGCCCTCGTGCAGAACGGCCGCGCCCGGCATTGGCGCGCCAGCAAAACCGGCGTGAAAGCTTTCGCCGCCAGGTACCACCTCACCCGCGGCAACTACGCCGAAGCCCTGAAATTTGCACAGGGCGCGCTGGACGAGTACAGCACCATGATGGATTACAATACCGACATGCGCTACGGCAGAACGCAAACCCTGACCGTGAACGCCGGTACGCCCGATGCCAAAACCGTTACGCTGCAATACCCGTACACCCACGATAACCAGAGCGATCAGACCGATCTCATGGGCTGGAAGGAAACCCTCTACCTGCGCGTGCTCGGCATCGACAGCTGGTGGTTCATCCCCAGCAAGGCATTGCTGGACCTTTACGACAAAGATCACGACCTCCGCTACCGTTACCATATCGTGGAAGGCTATTCCTACGACCGCGGCATGATCAAGCCGGCATACGATTACCCGGGGTATGTCTGCTTTTATAAGGATCGTATGCTCAACGGCCCCACCGTTGCCGAAATGCTCCTCATCAAGGCCGAGTGCCTGGCCCGCACCGGCAAGCGGGGAGACGCCATGGCGGCCGTTAACCAGCTGCGCGCCAAGCGCATGGAGCCCGGGGCCTGGGTAAACCTTTCCGCCACTTCCGACGACGATGCCATCGCCAAGGTACTGCAGGAGCGCCGCCGCGAAATGCCGTTCGCGCAGCGCTGGTTCGACATTCGCCGGTATAACAACAACAATTATCCGAATGATGATGTGTCGCTCACGCGGGAGTTCTATCCTTACAATTCCGCCGTGGTGCAGAAAGATCAGCCGAAGATCATGTACTCCCTGCCGAAAGGGAGCCGCCGCTTCGCAGCGCCGCTGCCGAGAACGGAAATCATCGCCAGCAACGGCGCCATCATTCAAAACACTTATTGA
- a CDS encoding redoxin domain-containing protein gives MKKLIILLAIAGIQTINAHAQGPVPEKKKGTPAEIAAARKAVEKNFKNAKAHEDYIYLAGVENPEVKAQYDKWIKAHPKSVEIPFAFALALYDAELPAAKPYLEKVIQLDPKNGETYEMLWIDAERWGDFAAGREYLRKATESDPKNANFAFYYASSHEDVDSAKHHNLMLSMPDRFPGTERGAQALYWLAQRSTNAAVKVQVWEQSRRQFDPGKSSWASGSMTSYFSYLLPNDAQKAQQLANEMLQNDSLRENKQWLQNRSVAEKVLAGRILMAKGNHADAIEMLNSAPKIRYSSSQTVLLKEIALANDAMGNAAGSYDSLLKYYAVDPTDEVYGLMKKYAGKLGKNNDAIQADVWKVRKSTAKPATSFSLDNYMTAGKTSLADLKGKVVLVTYWFPGCGPCRGEFPHFEAVVRKYGKDQLAYIGINIAHEQDPYVVPFINQSGYSFTPVRDEPTKRGNLVARGAPTNYLIDKEGNIVFSNFRTDEHNHRTLELMINELLDK, from the coding sequence ATGAAAAAACTCATCATATTGCTGGCCATCGCCGGTATACAAACCATAAACGCCCACGCACAGGGGCCGGTTCCTGAAAAGAAAAAAGGAACGCCTGCCGAAATCGCCGCCGCACGGAAAGCGGTAGAAAAAAACTTCAAGAACGCGAAAGCGCATGAAGATTATATTTACCTCGCCGGCGTGGAAAACCCCGAAGTGAAGGCGCAGTACGACAAATGGATCAAAGCGCACCCGAAATCCGTGGAAATCCCTTTCGCATTCGCCCTGGCGCTGTACGACGCGGAACTTCCCGCTGCCAAGCCCTACCTGGAGAAAGTGATCCAGCTCGATCCGAAAAACGGAGAAACGTATGAAATGCTCTGGATAGACGCTGAAAGATGGGGCGATTTCGCCGCCGGCCGCGAATACCTGCGCAAAGCCACCGAATCGGACCCCAAAAACGCCAACTTCGCATTTTACTACGCCAGCTCGCATGAAGATGTGGATTCGGCCAAGCACCACAACCTCATGCTTTCCATGCCCGACCGTTTCCCCGGAACGGAAAGAGGCGCACAGGCGCTCTACTGGCTGGCCCAGCGTTCTACCAACGCCGCAGTGAAAGTGCAGGTGTGGGAACAGTCGAGAAGGCAGTTCGATCCCGGAAAATCTTCCTGGGCATCCGGCTCCATGACCAGCTATTTCAGCTACCTGCTTCCCAACGATGCGCAAAAAGCGCAGCAGCTCGCCAACGAAATGCTGCAAAACGATTCCCTGCGCGAAAACAAACAATGGCTGCAGAACAGGTCGGTCGCTGAAAAGGTGCTCGCAGGCCGTATCCTGATGGCCAAAGGGAATCATGCCGATGCCATCGAAATGCTGAACTCCGCGCCGAAAATCCGCTACAGCAGTTCGCAAACCGTGCTGCTCAAGGAAATCGCCCTCGCTAACGACGCCATGGGCAATGCGGCCGGATCGTACGACAGCCTGTTGAAATATTACGCCGTAGACCCTACCGACGAAGTGTACGGCCTCATGAAAAAATACGCCGGCAAACTGGGGAAAAACAACGACGCCATCCAGGCAGACGTTTGGAAAGTGCGCAAATCCACCGCCAAGCCCGCTACTTCTTTTTCGCTGGACAACTACATGACCGCCGGTAAAACTTCGCTGGCCGATCTGAAAGGGAAAGTGGTGCTGGTAACGTATTGGTTTCCCGGATGCGGCCCCTGCCGCGGAGAATTCCCGCATTTCGAAGCGGTAGTACGGAAATACGGAAAAGACCAGCTGGCCTACATCGGGATCAACATCGCACATGAGCAGGACCCTTACGTGGTGCCTTTCATCAATCAAAGCGGCTATTCGTTCACGCCCGTGCGCGACGAGCCCACCAAACGCGGAAACCTCGTGGCCCGCGGCGCTCCGACCAATTACCTCATCGACAAGGAAGGGAACATCGTTTTCTCGAACTTCCGGACAGACGAGCACAACCACCGGACGCTGGAATTGATGATCAACGAATTACTGGATAAATAA
- a CDS encoding CTP synthase C-terminal region-related (seleno)protein has protein sequence MQIAIIGDYNASFRPHLATNEAIAHALPHLAHQIDYNWISTDRIDHEFDDIVRRYQGFWIAPGSPYHSMAGALRIIEHARKNNIPTLGTCGGFQHMVIEFARNVMGIADAEHAEYDPYASKLVVNPLSCSLAGQTLQIDLPIENSLTRKIYGTGQINEKYYCNFGLNPDYQQQLHDLGFRITGTDKHREARILELRDHPFFIATLFVPQDNSTAAKPHPLVLAFLNSISGK, from the coding sequence ATGCAAATCGCCATCATCGGAGACTACAATGCGTCTTTCCGACCACACCTGGCCACCAACGAAGCCATCGCCCATGCGCTCCCTCACCTCGCCCATCAAATAGATTACAACTGGATTTCCACCGACAGGATCGATCATGAGTTCGACGACATCGTTCGCCGTTACCAGGGCTTCTGGATCGCGCCGGGAAGCCCGTACCACAGCATGGCCGGCGCTTTGCGGATTATCGAACATGCCCGGAAAAACAACATCCCCACACTCGGCACCTGCGGCGGATTCCAGCATATGGTCATCGAGTTTGCGCGGAACGTGATGGGCATCGCCGATGCGGAACACGCCGAATACGACCCCTACGCGTCAAAACTCGTCGTGAACCCGCTCAGCTGCTCCCTCGCCGGACAAACCCTCCAGATCGACCTTCCCATCGAAAATTCCCTCACCCGGAAAATCTACGGAACGGGCCAGATCAACGAAAAATACTATTGCAATTTCGGCCTCAATCCCGATTACCAGCAACAACTGCACGACCTCGGGTTCCGCATCACGGGAACGGACAAACACCGGGAAGCCCGCATCCTGGAGCTTCGCGATCATCCTTTCTTCATCGCCACGCTTTTTGTTCCGCAAGACAATTCCACCGCTGCCAAACCGCATCCGCTCGTGCTGGCGTTCCTGAACAGCATTTCCGGGAAATAA
- the yiaA gene encoding inner membrane protein YiaA, producing the protein METKQQQPSSAFVAASWIALLAGMVAYNIGLWNAATMQLNEKGYYFTVLMFGLFAAVSVQKSVRDQMEGVPVTTIYYGLSWFSTILCIVLLTVGLWNADLTKSEKGFYAMSFVLAIFGAIAVQKNTRDAKFFRNEEEPKH; encoded by the coding sequence ATGGAAACTAAACAACAACAGCCCTCCTCCGCATTCGTAGCCGCATCCTGGATAGCCCTGCTCGCCGGCATGGTAGCCTACAACATCGGTTTGTGGAATGCCGCCACCATGCAGCTCAACGAAAAAGGGTATTACTTCACCGTGCTGATGTTCGGCCTGTTCGCGGCCGTTTCCGTGCAAAAATCTGTGCGCGACCAAATGGAAGGCGTCCCCGTTACCACAATATACTATGGCCTGTCGTGGTTCAGCACCATCCTTTGCATCGTGCTGCTGACTGTAGGGCTGTGGAACGCCGATCTCACCAAAAGCGAAAAAGGCTTCTACGCCATGTCTTTCGTATTGGCCATCTTCGGCGCCATCGCCGTGCAGAAAAACACCCGCGACGCGAAGTTTTTCCGCAACGAAGAAGAACCGAAACATTGA
- a CDS encoding Crp/Fnr family transcriptional regulator encodes MEQLFAHLSQYHPISDAARQAAAACFREEVHAKNDMLITQGQVCRRLYFVEKGCLRGYYHLEDKEVTHWFGFERDFVTSFHSFTTGQPAVENIQLMEGAVLWSVSREDLLRLLDTYHELERLVRIAYEKYYLRLEERYVNSQFRTAAERYEQLLEQAPHILERAPLGYVASYLGISQETLSRVRGRI; translated from the coding sequence ATGGAACAGTTATTCGCGCATCTTTCCCAGTACCACCCCATCAGCGACGCGGCCCGCCAGGCAGCGGCGGCCTGCTTCCGGGAAGAGGTCCACGCCAAAAACGACATGCTCATCACCCAGGGCCAAGTCTGCCGCCGGTTGTATTTCGTGGAAAAGGGCTGCTTGCGCGGGTATTACCATCTGGAAGACAAGGAAGTGACGCATTGGTTCGGCTTCGAGCGCGACTTTGTGACCTCGTTCCACAGTTTCACCACCGGCCAGCCTGCGGTGGAGAACATTCAGCTGATGGAGGGGGCCGTGCTTTGGTCGGTTTCCCGGGAAGATCTCCTCCGGCTGCTCGACACCTACCATGAACTGGAGCGGCTGGTGCGCATTGCGTATGAAAAATACTACCTCCGGCTGGAGGAGCGTTATGTAAATTCCCAGTTCCGCACGGCAGCAGAGCGTTACGAGCAGCTGCTGGAACAGGCGCCCCACATCCTGGAGCGCGCGCCGCTGGGGTACGTGGCCTCTTACCTGGGCATTTCGCAGGAAACGCTGAGCCGGGTGCGGGGGCGCATTTAA